CGGCGGCCACAGGGACGCCCCGCCCGGCGCCGACGGCGGCCAGCGGGGGCTCGGCCACCACCAGGCCGTCGGGCACGGGGTGGAAAGGCATGGCCCCGACCGACGCCGCCAGTTCCGCCACCACCGCCTCCTGGGCGGCCAGCAGCCGCTCCACCTCGACGGCGGGCAGGCCCGCCCCGTCCGGGGGCAGCGAAAGGCGTTGGAGCAGCCGCTCCGCCACCAGGGCGGCCCGCTCCCGGTCGAGGGCCTGGCTCACGCCCGGGCTCTGCAGGATGGCGCGGTGGAACAGCCCGCCTGCGGCGGGGGCGGCCAGCAGGTGGAGGATGGCGCCGGCCCCGGCCGACTCCCCGAAGACCGTCACGTTGGCGGGATCGCCCCCGAAGGCGGCGGCGTTGGCCGCCACCCACCGGAGCGCCAGCATCAGGTCGCTCAGCCCGCAGTTGGGGGCCACCGCGTCCCCGGCGGCCGGGACGTAGAGGAAGCCGAGCGCCCCCAGCCGGTAGTTGGGGCTCACCACCACCACGTCCTGCTCCGCCGCCAGGCGGCCGGCGTCGTAGGTCGGGAGCGAGCAGGCGCCGATCCGGAAGGCGCCGCCCGGGACCCAGACCATGACCGGGCGCCGGGCTGCGGCGTCGAGGTCGGCCGGGGCCCAGACGTCGAGGTTGAGGCAGTCGGCCTCCGAGGTGGTCCCCGGAGAGGCGCCCGGGACCAGGCTGGACATGGGATCCCCGGGGGCCTGGGGCGGGGCCGGTCCCGGCTCCACCGCCGGGCGCACGCCCGACCAGGGCGGTGCCGGCTCGGGGGGACGGAAGCGCAGGGCCCCCACCGGCGCCGCCCCGAAGGGGACGCCCCGGAAGGCCAGCACGGGGGGCCCGCCCGGCCAGGCCTCGGCCACCCGCCCCGCCACCCGGCCGGCCGTGGTCTCGACCACTGGTTGGGGGGGACTGGAGGCGGGCACGGTCGTTCCAGCATGCTCGACCGGTGACCGCTCCGCTGGACCCGCGCCTGCCGGTCGTGGTCGGGGTGGCCGCCGCCGGCCCCGACGACGAGGGGCCCACACCGGTCGACCGAATGGCCCGGGCCGCCGAGCAGGCCGCGGCCGATGCCGGCGCCCCCGGCCTCCTGCCCGCCGTGGACCTGGTGCTGTGCCCCCGCGGCAGCTGGCCGTCCACCGACCCCGCCCGGGCCC
The sequence above is drawn from the Acidimicrobiales bacterium genome and encodes:
- a CDS encoding carboxylesterase family protein, yielding MVETTAGRVAGRVAEAWPGGPPVLAFRGVPFGAAPVGALRFRPPEPAPPWSGVRPAVEPGPAPPQAPGDPMSSLVPGASPGTTSEADCLNLDVWAPADLDAAARRPVMVWVPGGAFRIGACSLPTYDAGRLAAEQDVVVVSPNYRLGALGFLYVPAAGDAVAPNCGLSDLMLALRWVAANAAAFGGDPANVTVFGESAGAGAILHLLAAPAAGGLFHRAILQSPGVSQALDRERAALVAERLLQRLSLPPDGAGLPAVEVERLLAAQEAVVAELAASVGAMPFHPVPDGLVVAEPPLAAVGAGRGVPVAAVVGTCEDEMQLFAVAGMDALDHARMVAVLHPVVSQAVGHDPGPDAVDELVTSYERWVGEDGGGPAEVWGAVMTDGLMRVPAEQLLAAHAAGGGGETRAYSFAWKPGGRAAPMRSFHAVDLPFTFGTFDREGWREFLGAGPDAEELSATMRRAWAAFARDGRPDRVLSSGWDRWQPAGRSTLVLADPVRQVVDPLAERRTAWESMGKAS